The Labrus mixtus chromosome 16, fLabMix1.1, whole genome shotgun sequence genome window below encodes:
- the fabp4a gene encoding fatty acid binding protein 4a, which yields MVEKFVGTWKMVASENFDEYMKAIGVGFATRQVGNRTKPNLIVTVDDDGTVCIKSQSTFKTTEIRFKLNEPFEETTADDRKTKTVVTLDNGKLVQKQCWDGKETNIEREITDGKLIAKCVMGDVVAVRTYVKEA from the exons aTGGTTGAGAAGTTTGTCGGGACGTGGAAGATGGTTGCCAGCGAGAACTTTGACGAATACATGAAAGCAATTG GTGTGGGATTTGCGACCCGGCAGGTGGGAAACAGGACCAAACCCAATTTGATAGTGACCGTGGACGATGATGGGACGGTTTGCATTAAGTCTCAGAGCACCTTCAAAACGACCGAAATCAGGTTTAAGCTGAACGAGCCGTTTGAGGAGACTACTGCTGACGACAGGAAGACGAAG ACCGTGGTGACTCTGGACAATGGTAAGCTGGTGCAGAAACAATGCTGGGATGGCAAAGAAACGAATATCGAGAGAGAGATCACAGACGGGAAATTAATAGCG AAATGCGTCATGGGAGACGTGGTGGCAGTGAGGACGTACGTCAAGGAGGCATGA